Proteins co-encoded in one Christiangramia fulva genomic window:
- a CDS encoding response regulator — protein MKKVLLIEDDVTVRENTAELLELSDYEVVTASNGKAGIDKARQYKPDIIICDIMMPEVDGYGVLENLSKDPETANIPFIFLSAKTEHKDIRKGMDLGADDYLTKPFEEEDLLSAIESRLAKMAILNSFKRKEAPKKTEGNLNNLQELRDVFSGYKLQEYKKGEMIYERGKQSNFFYLVRRGVVKAHRMDRQGKELITQLYKQDDFFGNPGSDPQSSYEDYATAMENTQLYAVSREEFQKILSNNPKVTLQLVEVLNNNLSELKQQLMDMAYGSVRKKAANTILLFAERIEKHPLKSIRISRADLAGVAGMAPESLIRTLSEFKKEGLIEIEGRNIKLIDSEALKNVR, from the coding sequence ATGAAAAAAGTTTTGCTTATAGAAGATGATGTAACGGTAAGAGAAAATACGGCTGAATTACTGGAACTTTCAGATTATGAGGTGGTCACTGCCTCTAATGGTAAGGCTGGTATAGATAAAGCCAGGCAATATAAGCCCGATATCATCATTTGCGACATAATGATGCCTGAAGTTGATGGTTATGGCGTGCTGGAAAATTTAAGCAAAGATCCGGAAACAGCAAATATCCCTTTTATATTTCTATCCGCGAAAACCGAACACAAAGACATTCGTAAAGGAATGGACCTCGGAGCCGATGATTATCTCACCAAACCCTTTGAAGAAGAAGATCTCTTAAGTGCCATAGAGAGTCGCCTTGCAAAAATGGCCATTCTTAATTCCTTTAAAAGGAAGGAAGCACCTAAGAAAACAGAAGGAAACCTAAATAATCTTCAGGAGCTTCGTGATGTTTTCAGCGGTTATAAATTACAGGAATACAAGAAAGGCGAAATGATCTATGAAAGGGGAAAACAGTCAAATTTCTTCTACCTGGTACGAAGAGGAGTTGTGAAAGCCCATAGAATGGACAGGCAGGGAAAAGAATTGATCACGCAACTCTACAAACAGGATGATTTTTTCGGAAATCCGGGCAGTGATCCGCAAAGTTCCTACGAAGATTATGCTACCGCCATGGAAAACACACAGCTTTATGCTGTTTCCCGTGAGGAATTCCAGAAGATATTATCTAACAACCCAAAAGTCACCCTTCAGCTGGTCGAAGTTCTAAATAATAATCTTTCTGAACTTAAACAACAGCTAATGGATATGGCGTATGGTTCCGTGCGAAAAAAAGCGGCAAATACCATTCTTCTTTTTGCCGAAAGAATTGAAAAGCACCCTTTGAAAAGTATTCGTATTTCCCGGGCCGATCTTGCCGGAGTTGCCGGGATGGCTCCTGAAAGTCTCATCAGAACTCTTTCCGAATTTAAAAAAGAGGGACTCATTGAGATTGAAGGAAGGAACATTAAACTTATTGATTCTGAAGCACTTAAGAATGTGCGCTAA
- a CDS encoding PAS domain-containing sensor histidine kinase, producing the protein MDKSFLDNSNLFNVLFQAASEGIIVVNSKQIIVTANAAAESMFGYETGELPGKHLDILIPKEYHKNHHHHFNNFIDHSEKRQMGHGRDLHGVTKDGRRFPVEAGLNPFRMDGEDYVMSLVIDISVRKETQRQIRELNNELEEKIKVRTSELRQSVRDLQKLNLDLEEEISKRKEAEKRIKNALQKEKELNELKTKFLSLVSHEFKTPLSGILTSATLIEKYRKEDQQEKREKHLGTIRNKVHYLNNILNDFLSIERLDSGKGQYKYTSFSLKRLINEVVYNANITLKTGQEIIYPKDIEDVMLHQDEKILELILSNLLSNAVKYSPEDTVIKFNTAFTGDKILFEVEDQGRGIPEKDQKHIFERYFRAENALLDQGTGIGLNIAKTHLENMGGSISFESEENKGTRFKVEVPVYMG; encoded by the coding sequence TTGGATAAATCATTTTTGGATAATTCCAATCTTTTCAATGTTCTTTTTCAGGCAGCTTCTGAGGGGATCATAGTGGTAAATTCGAAACAAATTATCGTTACTGCGAATGCCGCAGCCGAAAGCATGTTTGGTTATGAAACAGGCGAGCTTCCCGGTAAACACCTTGATATTTTAATTCCCAAAGAATATCATAAAAATCACCACCATCACTTTAATAATTTTATAGACCATAGCGAAAAAAGGCAAATGGGCCACGGGCGTGATCTGCATGGCGTAACAAAAGACGGAAGACGTTTTCCCGTTGAGGCCGGATTGAATCCCTTCAGGATGGATGGCGAAGATTACGTGATGTCGCTGGTTATTGATATTAGTGTTAGAAAAGAAACTCAGCGGCAGATAAGGGAACTGAATAATGAGCTGGAAGAAAAGATTAAAGTTCGTACTTCAGAACTACGGCAGAGTGTTCGAGATCTTCAGAAGTTAAACCTGGATCTGGAAGAGGAGATAAGCAAAAGAAAGGAAGCCGAAAAACGCATTAAAAATGCCCTGCAAAAAGAAAAGGAACTCAACGAGCTAAAAACGAAATTCCTTTCACTGGTTTCTCATGAATTCAAGACTCCGCTTAGCGGCATTCTTACATCGGCAACCCTTATAGAAAAATACCGAAAAGAAGACCAGCAGGAGAAAAGGGAGAAACACCTGGGAACCATTCGCAATAAAGTGCATTACCTGAACAATATTCTCAACGATTTCTTGTCTATTGAACGCCTGGATAGCGGAAAAGGACAATATAAATACACTTCTTTCAGCCTTAAAAGGCTCATAAATGAAGTGGTATATAACGCGAATATTACCCTTAAAACGGGTCAGGAAATAATTTATCCCAAAGATATCGAAGATGTAATGCTGCACCAGGATGAGAAAATCCTGGAACTTATTCTTTCTAATTTACTGAGCAATGCGGTGAAATATTCACCGGAGGATACCGTAATTAAATTCAATACAGCCTTTACAGGCGATAAAATTCTTTTTGAAGTGGAAGATCAGGGCCGCGGAATACCAGAGAAAGATCAGAAGCATATCTTTGAAAGATATTTCAGGGCAGAAAATGCGCTGTTGGACCAGGGTACTGGTATTGGCCTGAATATCGCCAAAACCCATCTTGAAAATATGGGAGGAAGTATAAGTTTTGAAAGCGAAGAAAATAAAGGCACCAGGTTTAAGGTAGAAGTACCGGTTTATATGGGCTGA
- a CDS encoding heavy metal translocating P-type ATPase, with translation MEKCYHCGEDCIDILEFSGRHFCCNGCKMVYEILETNDLSYYYELQERPGISQKRKKVDFSFLDNEEIVEKLLDFDEAGKQIASLHIPTIHCSSCIWILENLNRLHSGIQSSTVDFPRKKVRVSFSKEKVTLKEVVALMAGIGYEPSISLENYEKPEKQIDRSLIFKLGVAGFAFGNIMFLSFPEYFEVKEFWLDQFKYLFRWLMFAFSLPVVFYSANSYFISAYKGLRSRILNIDVPIALGIFVLFFRSFFEIITDTGTGFFDSLSGLVFFLLLGKYFQQKTYSYLSFERDYRSYFPIAVTRISKFEGKDIEEQIPVYKIEKGDRILIRNEELVPMDAVLLSGAATIDYSFVTGEAEPIDRVAGDKLFAGGRQKGGLIEVEALKPVKQSYLTELWSDEVFRKNKNKGYHSITDKISKYFTLAVIGIALIAGVFWLIADPSKAGNAFTAVLIIACPCAIALAAPFTLGNILRIFGRKGFYLKEAEVIEQLAEIDAVVFDKTGTITNTSKQEVNYAGMALNEEELQLLTGSLRASGHPLSRSLYNILKKNGIKVPEQFEEVAGQGIAIKDGARSMKIGSANFVDYKVSNLAEAEKTSVHISSDSDYKGCFTFRNSYREGTGEIFRELSKDKELYILSGDNEGERQQLEQLLPSGTQMFFDQRPGDKLEFIKNLQKKGLKVMMVGDGLNDAGALAQSNVGVAVSEDINIFSPACDAIMDVSIFRKLPELLKISKKAVGVIYISFLLSFLYNLIGLGFAVTGNLKPVYAAILMPLSSVSIVAFTTFCSYWLGKRLNFKKTES, from the coding sequence ATGGAAAAATGCTATCACTGCGGAGAAGACTGTATAGATATTCTTGAATTTTCAGGAAGGCATTTTTGCTGTAACGGATGCAAAATGGTCTATGAGATCCTGGAAACCAATGACCTTTCTTATTATTATGAACTTCAGGAAAGGCCAGGTATTTCTCAAAAAAGGAAAAAAGTAGATTTTTCTTTTCTTGATAATGAGGAGATCGTGGAAAAGCTGCTGGATTTCGACGAGGCGGGAAAACAAATTGCAAGCCTGCATATTCCAACTATTCATTGCAGTTCCTGTATCTGGATCCTGGAAAACCTGAACAGGCTTCATTCGGGAATTCAGAGCTCAACGGTAGATTTTCCCAGAAAGAAAGTCCGCGTAAGTTTTTCCAAAGAAAAGGTCACTTTAAAAGAGGTCGTCGCGCTGATGGCCGGTATAGGTTATGAACCCTCGATTTCACTTGAGAATTACGAAAAACCTGAAAAACAAATCGATCGTTCCCTGATCTTTAAATTGGGAGTGGCGGGATTTGCTTTCGGTAATATAATGTTCCTTTCTTTTCCCGAATATTTTGAGGTAAAGGAATTCTGGCTGGACCAGTTCAAATACCTTTTTCGCTGGCTCATGTTCGCATTTTCACTACCAGTGGTTTTTTATTCGGCAAACTCTTATTTTATCTCTGCCTATAAAGGACTCCGATCCCGAATTCTAAATATAGATGTGCCTATTGCTCTGGGAATATTTGTGCTCTTTTTTCGTAGTTTTTTTGAAATAATCACCGATACCGGAACGGGATTTTTTGACAGTCTCAGTGGCCTCGTTTTCTTTCTTCTTTTAGGGAAATATTTTCAGCAGAAAACCTATTCTTACCTCTCTTTCGAAAGGGATTATCGCTCTTATTTTCCTATTGCCGTAACAAGAATATCAAAATTTGAAGGTAAAGATATTGAAGAACAAATCCCGGTTTATAAGATCGAAAAAGGCGACAGGATCTTAATAAGGAATGAAGAACTGGTTCCCATGGATGCTGTGCTTCTCAGTGGAGCTGCAACTATAGATTACAGCTTTGTGACCGGAGAGGCAGAACCTATAGATCGCGTGGCGGGAGATAAATTGTTCGCAGGCGGAAGGCAAAAAGGAGGTCTTATAGAGGTCGAAGCCCTTAAACCGGTTAAACAAAGTTACCTCACCGAGTTATGGAGTGATGAAGTTTTCAGGAAAAATAAAAATAAAGGCTACCATTCGATAACCGATAAAATAAGTAAATATTTCACGCTTGCAGTTATTGGTATTGCCTTAATAGCGGGGGTTTTCTGGTTAATTGCAGATCCTTCCAAAGCGGGAAATGCCTTTACGGCGGTTCTCATTATTGCCTGCCCCTGTGCCATCGCGCTGGCTGCTCCCTTTACTCTTGGAAATATCCTGAGGATCTTCGGAAGAAAAGGTTTTTACCTTAAAGAAGCTGAAGTGATCGAGCAGCTGGCTGAAATAGACGCTGTAGTTTTTGATAAAACCGGTACCATCACCAATACTTCAAAACAGGAAGTGAATTATGCCGGTATGGCTTTAAATGAAGAAGAGTTGCAACTTCTTACGGGAAGTCTTCGGGCCTCCGGTCATCCGCTCAGCCGTTCATTGTATAACATCCTGAAAAAAAATGGCATCAAGGTCCCGGAACAATTTGAAGAAGTAGCCGGCCAGGGAATTGCTATAAAAGACGGGGCAAGGTCAATGAAAATCGGTTCTGCCAATTTTGTGGATTATAAAGTTTCTAATTTGGCAGAAGCCGAAAAAACTTCGGTTCATATTAGTAGTGATAGCGATTATAAAGGTTGCTTCACTTTCAGGAATTCTTACCGCGAAGGAACGGGTGAGATCTTCAGGGAACTTTCAAAAGATAAAGAATTGTATATCCTTTCCGGCGATAATGAAGGAGAAAGACAACAGCTGGAACAGCTTTTACCTTCGGGAACTCAAATGTTCTTCGATCAAAGGCCTGGAGATAAGTTGGAATTCATAAAAAATCTTCAGAAAAAGGGGCTGAAGGTAATGATGGTTGGCGATGGGTTGAATGATGCCGGTGCTCTGGCTCAGAGCAATGTTGGAGTAGCCGTTTCAGAAGACATCAATATCTTTTCCCCTGCCTGTGATGCTATTATGGATGTAAGTATTTTTAGAAAACTTCCGGAATTGCTCAAAATCTCAAAAAAAGCTGTGGGTGTTATCTATATCAGTTTTTTACTCTC
- a CDS encoding universal stress protein: MNVLLLTDFSKVSENAGKYAVDFLQDLSVNFYLLNIQDFNFKKTNSGKLENQLLHTWEKLQDGIASLEEYSRNENHHFSYVLSSENLITAVRKALDEKKIDLIFIGMASHEVHHHPILGDHAYEVIRKIRCNIMAVPGESKYEKADKLVLPVDYSVLSGKKVHQLLESKKYISATQITLIELDEKHAGNNALAIKEEVASEMKNANVQALQMAESEIFTEGLLSEIQDRFDMIVVLGKNLSVCDRLLHARHGVFATTANSLPILVIHQ; encoded by the coding sequence ATGAATGTATTGCTCCTAACTGATTTCTCGAAAGTATCGGAAAATGCTGGAAAGTATGCTGTAGACTTCCTTCAGGATCTTTCAGTAAACTTTTATCTGCTTAACATTCAGGACTTCAACTTCAAAAAAACCAACAGCGGAAAGCTTGAAAATCAACTGCTGCATACCTGGGAAAAGCTCCAGGATGGCATTGCTTCCCTGGAAGAATATTCTCGTAATGAAAATCATCATTTCAGCTATGTTCTTTCTTCAGAAAATCTTATAACCGCAGTGAGAAAGGCGCTGGATGAAAAAAAGATTGATCTTATTTTCATCGGGATGGCCAGTCATGAAGTGCATCACCACCCTATTCTGGGAGACCATGCTTACGAGGTGATCCGAAAGATTAGATGCAACATCATGGCAGTTCCCGGGGAAAGTAAATATGAGAAAGCCGATAAACTTGTGCTGCCGGTAGATTACAGCGTGCTGTCTGGTAAAAAGGTACATCAGCTTCTTGAAAGTAAAAAATATATCAGCGCTACACAGATCACCCTGATCGAACTCGATGAAAAACATGCCGGGAATAACGCCCTGGCTATAAAGGAAGAAGTGGCGTCTGAAATGAAAAATGCTAATGTCCAGGCCCTGCAGATGGCAGAAAGCGAGATCTTTACCGAAGGTCTTCTTTCTGAAATCCAGGACCGTTTTGACATGATTGTCGTTCTGGGAAAAAATCTTAGCGTATGTGACCGTCTGCTTCATGCCAGGCATGGAGTTTTTGCCACTACCGCGAATTCGCTTCCTATTCTCGTTATCCATCAATAG